From Methanobacterium alcaliphilum, a single genomic window includes:
- a CDS encoding tyrosine-type recombinase/integrase → MNFDGKDQQRIDFWVFNKDLEESTLKTYLNCLKKYCKTVGKSPNELIEEADAENDQGIRSRDRKINHYLLKFKKQLKSEGKARATIHLYIHAVKSFYDALDVETPKIKTPQGDITQEKNYGKLISLNEIKTLVNVAAPREKALIYLMALSGMAQAEARNLTIKKFMDAVGESLNREIESMKDLFEVEHSLDQEILTLHIVRKKVNHRYITFIPPEATIQIIYYLKERMYGRNQNIRITDINSPIFVKINGEPIDRDIIVTNFRRIGLEAGFKKEEGAYSFWRAHGLRKYFISTIMNKLGDKVLADYLVGHKLSGNDRAYWYPDEEDLKKRYLKALPYLSIDNAKVLEIKTEDYVRIERVERDQNKLKKKMSRTQMIVDVIEKNPKILAKLEEEFYKS, encoded by the coding sequence ATGAACTTTGATGGAAAAGATCAACAAAGAATTGATTTTTGGGTTTTTAATAAAGACCTGGAAGAATCAACTTTAAAAACATATCTAAATTGTTTGAAAAAATATTGTAAAACAGTTGGAAAGTCTCCAAATGAATTAATTGAAGAAGCTGATGCTGAAAACGATCAAGGAATAAGATCCAGGGATAGAAAAATAAATCATTATTTGTTAAAATTTAAAAAACAACTAAAATCAGAGGGTAAGGCCAGGGCCACAATCCATCTATATATCCACGCTGTAAAATCATTTTATGATGCATTGGATGTCGAAACTCCTAAAATTAAAACTCCCCAAGGAGACATAACTCAAGAAAAGAATTATGGCAAGTTGATTAGTTTAAATGAAATAAAAACATTAGTAAATGTTGCAGCTCCAAGGGAAAAGGCGTTAATATACCTCATGGCCCTATCGGGGATGGCCCAAGCAGAAGCTAGAAACTTAACCATAAAAAAATTCATGGATGCTGTGGGTGAATCTCTAAACAGAGAAATAGAATCTATGAAAGATTTATTTGAGGTAGAACATTCATTAGATCAAGAAATTTTAACATTACATATTGTGCGTAAAAAAGTAAATCATAGATACATTACTTTTATCCCACCTGAAGCGACCATTCAAATCATTTACTACCTTAAAGAGAGAATGTATGGTAGAAATCAAAACATCAGAATAACGGATATTAATTCTCCCATATTCGTAAAAATCAATGGCGAACCCATTGATAGGGATATAATTGTAACTAATTTTAGAAGAATAGGTTTAGAAGCAGGATTCAAGAAAGAAGAGGGAGCATATAGTTTTTGGAGAGCCCATGGGCTGCGAAAGTATTTTATCTCAACAATAATGAACAAATTAGGAGACAAAGTATTAGCAGATTACTTAGTAGGCCATAAACTATCGGGTAATGATAGGGCTTATTGGTATCCTGATGAAGAAGACTTAAAAAAAAGATATCTTAAAGCATTACCTTATCTTTCTATAGATAACGCAAAAGTTCTAGAAATTAAAACTGAAGATTACGTCCGTATTGAGCGTGTTGAGCGTGATCAGAATAAACTCAAGAAAAAAATGTCAAGAACTCAAATGATTGTTGATGTAATTGAAAAGAAT
- a CDS encoding MFS transporter — protein MTYKDLKKDLLIVGILVSFLTPFVRSSINLALPAIANEFNSSAVFLTGITTVYLLINAILYIPFGRIGDIYGRKRIFQYGLFIFTISSFISAFSISEEMFMVTRIFQAIGNAMIFANLNAMISSAFPASERGRAFGLTAMGVFVGLVVGPILGGAITGIIGWRTLFYLDTVIGIAATFAITRFKHDWIDAEGEKLDILGSFLLGVSIISIIYGFSNFTSKYSLFLVIGGIISLSIFYLVEKRVDFPLINLDLFNSRNFTFGNITAFINYGAFVSVGFIISLYLQYLKGYDPLTAGLIVSIQSIAMIIISPFAGRLSDRINPENVSTAGMVLTTIGVAIMTLINFENALYVGGLSLIIFGAGIGLFYSSNTKVVLSSVDKQYFGIASATLSNVRSMGQIFAMGIVMLIISTLLGNAQISPLNYPELIISLRTSLIAIAILSAIGIFTSVFKD, from the coding sequence ATGACTTATAAAGACCTTAAAAAAGATCTTTTAATAGTGGGAATTTTAGTATCATTTCTAACACCATTTGTCAGATCCTCCATTAATCTGGCACTACCAGCCATAGCAAATGAATTTAACTCTTCCGCTGTATTTTTAACTGGAATAACAACAGTCTATCTACTTATCAATGCCATACTTTATATTCCATTTGGTAGAATTGGGGATATCTATGGGAGAAAGCGTATCTTCCAATATGGGCTATTTATTTTCACTATAAGTTCATTTATATCCGCATTTTCTATTTCAGAAGAAATGTTCATGGTTACTCGAATTTTTCAAGCAATAGGTAATGCAATGATATTCGCCAATTTAAATGCCATGATATCCTCCGCATTTCCCGCAAGTGAGAGAGGAAGAGCATTTGGATTAACCGCAATGGGTGTTTTTGTAGGATTAGTAGTTGGACCAATACTTGGAGGGGCTATAACTGGAATTATAGGCTGGCGAACCTTATTTTATTTAGATACTGTAATAGGGATAGCTGCAACTTTTGCTATCACTCGGTTTAAACACGACTGGATAGATGCCGAAGGAGAAAAACTAGACATATTGGGATCATTTCTCTTAGGCGTTTCAATTATATCCATAATTTATGGGTTTTCAAACTTTACTAGTAAATACAGTCTATTTCTGGTAATCGGAGGCATAATCTCGCTTTCGATATTCTATTTAGTGGAAAAAAGAGTTGATTTTCCTTTGATTAATTTAGATTTATTTAACAGTAGAAATTTTACTTTTGGAAACATCACAGCATTCATAAACTATGGGGCATTTGTATCGGTAGGTTTTATTATAAGCCTCTATTTACAATACTTAAAAGGTTACGACCCCCTTACTGCAGGCTTAATAGTTTCTATCCAATCTATTGCCATGATAATCATATCTCCCTTCGCAGGAAGATTATCGGATAGAATTAACCCTGAAAACGTATCAACTGCAGGAATGGTTTTAACAACCATTGGAGTAGCCATCATGACTCTAATTAATTTTGAAAACGCTCTATACGTGGGCGGATTATCCCTGATTATTTTTGGGGCAGGTATTGGTTTATTTTATTCTTCAAATACCAAAGTAGTTCTCAGTTCTGTAGATAAACAGTATTTTGGAATTGCAAGCGCTACATTAAGTAATGTGAGGTCCATGGGACAGATATTTGCCATGGGCATAGTGATGTTGATTATTTCCACACTTTTGGGGAATGCGCAAATTTCGCCTTTAAATTATCCAGAGCTAATTATAAGTCTTAGAACTTCACTGATTGCCATTGCAATTTTAAGTGCAATTGGAATTTTTACATCGGTATTTAAAGATTAA
- a CDS encoding DedA family protein: MISELITFAGNIIIEYGALGVFLASILEEVVAPIPSSVVVLSSSFFLMNNHTLTLASLERLFLMVALPAAIGVTLGSLFSYGITYFAGKPFVDSWGKYLGLSWKDVEKLDKRFDKSHTDEFLLFALRFIPITPSVVVNAFCGFIRYDLKKFLIITFLGTLARVFMLGFVGWQFGNFYNYLSQQISILETITIAAVFVGIIIYLVYVFNKKRD; encoded by the coding sequence ATGATATCTGAACTTATTACATTTGCAGGAAATATAATCATAGAGTATGGGGCATTAGGAGTATTCCTAGCCAGCATACTTGAAGAAGTGGTGGCCCCCATACCTTCTAGTGTGGTAGTTTTAAGTTCAAGTTTCTTTCTCATGAACAACCATACCCTAACCTTAGCATCATTAGAACGGCTATTTTTAATGGTTGCTCTTCCTGCAGCAATAGGAGTGACTCTTGGATCTTTATTTTCATATGGAATCACTTATTTTGCAGGAAAACCATTCGTTGACAGTTGGGGAAAATATTTAGGTCTTTCCTGGAAAGATGTTGAAAAATTGGATAAGCGATTCGATAAATCCCATACTGATGAATTTCTTCTTTTTGCTTTGAGATTTATTCCAATCACACCCAGCGTCGTTGTGAATGCATTTTGCGGTTTTATACGCTACGATTTGAAAAAATTTTTAATAATAACCTTTTTAGGGACCCTGGCCAGGGTATTCATGCTTGGGTTTGTCGGCTGGCAATTTGGTAATTTTTATAATTATTTATCCCAACAAATTTCAATACTGGAAACAATTACCATTGCAGCAGTTTTTGTGGGAATAATTATTTATTTGGTTTATGTATTCAACAAAAAACGTGATTAA
- a CDS encoding Lrp/AsnC family transcriptional regulator, whose amino-acid sequence MDEIDSDIIRSLVRNSRMTLSQMSKEINVPDATISNRLKKLENNVIKQYTLILDPSKMGLIVTAIIIIQTESEKHENVEIELSKLEEVSEVYSISGEYDILIKVWAKSIEELNKIVNSKIRSVDGVEDLTEMIVMERVKEGMIPPI is encoded by the coding sequence ATGGATGAGATTGACTCGGATATAATTCGTTCCCTGGTCCGGAATTCCCGAATGACTTTATCTCAAATGTCAAAGGAGATCAATGTTCCAGACGCGACCATATCCAATCGGCTTAAAAAACTGGAAAATAACGTGATAAAGCAGTACACCCTAATATTAGACCCCAGCAAAATGGGTTTAATAGTAACTGCAATCATAATTATCCAGACAGAGTCTGAAAAACACGAAAATGTGGAAATTGAGCTTTCAAAACTGGAAGAAGTCTCAGAAGTATACAGCATCTCTGGAGAATACGACATTCTTATTAAAGTTTGGGCTAAGAGCATTGAAGAGTTAAATAAGATTGTTAATAGTAAAATCCGATCTGTTGATGGTGTAGAAGACTTGACAGAAATGATTGTTATGGAACGGGTTAAAGAGGGAATGATTCCCCCTATTTAA
- a CDS encoding cation diffusion facilitator family transporter, whose translation MESDLERKKMGTRASFVAIFGNIMLTLFNLIVGIYSGSTALVAEGAHTLSDVITSFIAFIGFKIGMKPADDDHHYGHGRAEPIVGLIIVIFLLVVAYEILSDVYLKIVIKETLNAPDLTAALMAIIGIGINIVMTRYLLKTGEKINSPALIADGHHQKVDIYSCFAILAGVIGAHLGFPILDPLVAIFIALMVLKTAFSVGKDSVNNIMGKIPSQDIIEKIREVVISTDNVQGVHDIKINYMGPYASAEMHIELYGDMILWESHKIAHEVEKCIIKEVKPIKSVSVHTCPVEEND comes from the coding sequence ATGGAAAGTGACCTTGAAAGGAAAAAAATGGGAACTCGTGCCTCTTTTGTAGCTATATTTGGAAATATAATGCTCACATTATTCAATTTAATAGTAGGCATCTATTCTGGAAGTACAGCTCTGGTTGCAGAGGGAGCGCACACATTATCCGATGTCATAACATCATTTATAGCATTTATTGGATTTAAAATCGGAATGAAACCCGCAGATGATGACCATCATTATGGTCACGGGAGAGCGGAACCCATAGTAGGCCTAATAATCGTGATTTTCCTTTTAGTGGTAGCTTATGAAATATTATCCGACGTTTACCTGAAGATAGTAATTAAAGAGACGCTTAATGCACCGGATTTAACTGCAGCATTAATGGCCATAATTGGAATTGGAATTAACATCGTCATGACCAGATATCTTTTAAAAACTGGCGAAAAAATCAATAGTCCTGCTTTAATTGCAGATGGCCATCATCAGAAAGTAGATATTTATTCCTGTTTTGCGATTTTAGCAGGAGTAATTGGTGCTCATTTGGGTTTTCCCATTTTAGACCCATTAGTAGCAATATTCATTGCATTAATGGTTTTAAAAACAGCATTTTCAGTTGGAAAAGATAGTGTTAACAATATCATGGGAAAAATACCATCACAAGACATTATAGAAAAAATAAGAGAAGTAGTAATTTCTACAGATAATGTCCAGGGAGTGCATGATATAAAAATAAATTATATGGGTCCTTATGCCTCAGCAGAGATGCATATTGAGTTATATGGTGACATGATACTATGGGAATCCCATAAAATAGCCCATGAAGTAGAAAAATGCATAATTAAAGAAGTAAAGCCCATAAAAAGCGTTAGTGTTCACACCTGCCCTGTGGAAGAAAATGATTAA
- a CDS encoding DUF4012 domain-containing protein — MAKKIFGIILLLIILFSGFIFFSFVIGEHKILLLGIDPSEKRPGIGAVDMAFIITTDNGKIINKTSIYPGGMYHPNATVPQYLQSIGEKKLLLHDTFWENDTAAAAQLARETVEYHTNQKIDVTIIINPDGLDALINAAGPLTVNGEVMENVSSIEWMRDDQSQGNSRGTAVQEVMDAMLQSSKNPAKIVPLSIAAVQQYMAGNIYIFT; from the coding sequence ATGGCTAAAAAAATATTTGGAATAATATTACTACTTATAATCCTATTTTCTGGCTTTATTTTCTTTTCATTTGTCATAGGGGAACATAAGATTCTCTTATTAGGTATTGACCCCAGTGAAAAAAGACCAGGAATTGGTGCAGTTGACATGGCATTTATAATTACCACGGATAATGGGAAAATAATTAATAAAACATCTATTTATCCTGGAGGAATGTATCATCCTAATGCTACGGTTCCTCAGTATTTGCAGAGTATAGGAGAAAAAAAGCTCCTTTTACATGATACATTCTGGGAAAATGATACTGCAGCTGCAGCCCAATTAGCACGAGAAACTGTAGAATATCATACCAACCAAAAAATAGACGTAACCATAATCATAAATCCGGATGGGTTGGATGCTCTAATTAATGCTGCCGGACCATTGACCGTGAATGGAGAAGTAATGGAAAATGTAAGCTCCATTGAATGGATGAGAGATGATCAAAGCCAGGGCAATAGTAGAGGTACAGCAGTGCAGGAGGTAATGGATGCTATGTTACAATCCAGCAAAAATCCAGCAAAAATCGTGCCTTTGAGTATAGCTGCAGTCCAGCAGTACATGGCCGGCAATATTTATATATTCACTTAG